A DNA window from Myripristis murdjan chromosome 19, fMyrMur1.1, whole genome shotgun sequence contains the following coding sequences:
- the LOC115377769 gene encoding tripartite motif-containing protein 16-like: MAQRGIQPDSAKFCCSICLDLLKDPVTIPCGHSYCMSCIKDCWDGEEQRRIYSCPQCRRAFTPRPVLEKNTMFAELLEEMKTMGLQAAPPDLCYAGPGDVACDVCSGRKLKALKSCLTCPASYCEQHLQPHYDAAPLKKHKLVEATVKLQENICSRHDEVMKIFCRTDQQCICYLCSMDEHKGHDTVSAAAERTKRQEELGVSRQKIQQRIQDTEKDVKVLQQEVEAISRSADKAVEDSEEIFTELIRLVEKRRSDVKQQIRSQQEEEVSRAEEVQEKLKQEIAELRRKDAELEQLSHTQDHIHFLQNYPSLSCLSESTHSLSTNIRPLSYFEDVTAAVSELRDKLQELLSEEWSKTSLTVTGVDVLLPQPEPKTRAELLQYSCHITLDPNTANTLLSLSEGNRKVTRMAENQSYPRHPDRFTVWFQVLSRESLTGRCYWEVKWKGRVYIAVSYQDISRTGSWDECVFGFSDKSWSLDCYNMNRCFRHNNIQTEIPLPVSSRVGVYLDHRAGILSFYSVSETMTLLHRVQTTFTQPLHAGLWLCNIGATAEFCELK, from the coding sequence atggctcagcgaggaattcagccggactctgcaaagttttgctgttccatctgtctggatctgctgaaggatccggtgactattccctgtggacacagctactgcatgagctgtattaaagactgctgggatggagaggagcagaggagaatCTACAGCTGCCCGCAGTGCAGAAGAGCCTTCACACCGAGGCCTGTCCTggagaaaaacaccatgtttgcagagttactggaggaaatgaagacgatgggactccaagctgctcctcctgatctctgctacgctggacctggagatgtggcctgtgatgtctgctctgggaggaaactgaaagccctcaagtcctgtctgaCCTGTCCggcctcttactgtgagcagcacctccagcctcactacgATGCAGctccattaaagaaacacaagctggtggaagccaccgtgaagcttcaggagaacatctgctctcgtcacgatgaggtgatgaagatcttctgccgcactgatcagcagtgtatctgttatctctgctccatggatgaacataaaggccacgacacagtctcagctgcagcagaaaggaccaAGAGGCAGGAAGAGCTCGGGGtgagtcggcaaaaaatccagcagagaatccaggacacagagaaagacgtgaaggtgcttcagcaggaggtggaggccatcagtcgctctgctgataaagcagtggaggacagtgaggagatcttcactgagctgatccGTTTGgttgagaaaagaaggtctgatgtgaagcagcagatcagatcccagcaggaagaggaagtgagtcgggctgaagaagttcaggagaagctgaagcaggagatcgctgagctgaggaggaaagacgctgagctggagcagctctcacacacacaggatcacatccattttctacagaattacccctcgctctcatgtctcagtgaatctacacactcactcagcaccaacatccgtcctctgagctactttgaggatgtgactgcagctgtgtcagagctgagagacaaactacaggagcttcttagtgaggaatggtccaagacctcactgacagtgactggagtggatgttctactgccacaaccagagcccaagaccagagctgagctcttacaatattcatgtcacatcacactggatccaaacacagcaaacacactgctgtcattatctgaggggaacagaaaagTGACACGAATGGCAGAAAATCAGTCATATCCCAgacacccagacagatttactgtATGGTTTcaggtcctgagcagagagagtctgactggacgttgttactgggaggtgaagTGGAAGGGGAGAGTTTATATAGCagtctcatatcaggatatcagcagaacagggagCTGGGATGAATGTGTATTTGGATTCAGTGACAAATCTTGGTCATTGGATTGTTACAACATGAACCGTTGCTTCAGACACAACAATATCCAAACTGAAATcccgctccctgtgtcctccagagtgggagtgtacctggatcacagagcaggtattctgtccttctacagcgtctctgaaaccatgactctcctccacagagtccagaccacgttcactcagcctctccatgctggacttTGGCTTTGCAATATCGGAgccactgcagagttttgtgagctcaagtag